A region from the Drosophila takahashii strain IR98-3 E-12201 chromosome 2L, DtakHiC1v2, whole genome shotgun sequence genome encodes:
- the Shaw gene encoding potassium voltage-gated channel protein Shaw isoform X3, producing MNLINMDSENRVVLNVGGIRHETYKATLKKIPATRLSRLTEALANYDPILNEYFFDRHPGVFAQVLNYYRTGKLHYPTDVCGPLFEEELEFWGLDSNQVEPCCWMTYTQHRDTQETLAVLDRLDLDTEKPSEEELARKFGFEEDYYKGTISWWQEMKPRIWSLFDEPYSSNAAKTIGVVSVFFICISILSFCLKTHPDMRVPIVRNITVKTANGSNGWFLDKTQTNAHIAFFYIECVCNAWFTFEILVRFISSPNKCEFIKSSVNIIDYIATLSFYIDLVLQRFASHLENADILEFFSIIRIMRLFKLTRHSSGLKILIQTFRASAKELTLLVFFLVLGIVIFASLVYYAERIQPNPHNDFNSIPLGLWWALVTMTTVGYGDMAPKTYIGMFVGALCALAGVLTIALPVPVIVSNFAMYYSHTQARAKLPKKRRRVLPVEQPRQPRLPGAPGGVSGCGTPGSGPHSGPMGSGGTGPRRMNNKTKDLVSPKSVAQLFAGPLGASIVAMSPRTMLDLNPALAMGKPSFQPRIPTPLAATPPPPPPPSSGPISGSGGVTIEGTGTTKAPLQPAPPTIAVSTTASVGKDSGISTTTTTAQETSKKAFL from the exons ATGAATCTGATCAATATGGACTCAGAGAACCGGGTGGTGCTCAATGTGGGTGGCATTCGGCACGAAACCTACAAGGCCACGCTGAAAAAGATTCCGGCAACGCGATTATCGCGACTGACAGAGGCCCTGGCCAACTATGATCCGATATTGAATGAGTACTTCTTTGATCGGCATCCGGGAGTCTTCGCACAAGTGCTCAACTATTACAG AACCGGTAAGCTGCATTATCCCACAGATGTGTGTGGACCGCTGTTCGAGGAGGAATTGGAGTTTTGGGGCCTAGACTCGAACCAAGTGGAGCCCTGCTGTTGGATGACCTATACACAG CATCGCGACACCCAGGAAACCCTGGCCGTATTGGATCGTCTCGATCTGGATACGGAAAAACCGTCCGAAGAGGAATTGGCACGCAAATTCGGCTTCGAGGAGGACTACTACAAAGGCACCATATCCTGGTGGCAGGAGATGAAGCCGCGCATTTGGTCCTTGTTCGATGAACCCTACAGTTCCAATGCCGCAAAG ACCATTGGCGTGGTTTCGGTGTTCTTCATCTGCATTTCGATCCTGTCGTTCTGCCTGAAGACCCATCCCGATATGCGGGTGCCCATCGTACGGAATATTACGGTGAAAACTGCGAACGGAAGTAACGGCTGGTTTTTGGACAAGACCCAGACCAATGCGCACATAGCCTTCTTCTATATCGAATGCGTATGCAATGCCTGGTTTACCTTTGAAATATTG GTGCGCTTTATCTCATCGCCCAACAAGTGTGAATTCATCAAGTCATCTGTTAACATCATAGATTACATAGCGACGCTTAGTTTTTATATCGATCTAGTGCTTCAGCGGTTCGCATCGCATTTGGAGAACGCTGACATCCTCGAGTTCTTCTCGATCATCCGCATCATGCGTCTGTTCAAGCTGACGCGCCACTCGTCCGGCCTGAAGATCCTCATCCAGACGTTCCGGGCCTCGGCCAAGGAGCTGACCCTGCTGGTGTTCTTCCTCGTCCTGGGCATCGTGATCTTCGCCAGCCTCGTCTACTACGCGGAGCGCATCCAGCCGAATCCGCACAACGACTTCAACAGCATCCCGCTGGGTCTCTGGTGGGCCCTGGTCACCATGACCACGGTGGGCTACGGCGACATGGCCCCCAAGACCTACATCGGCATGTTCGTGGGCGCCCTGTGCGCCTTGGCCGGCGTACTAACCATCGCACTGCCAGTGCCCGTCATCGTCAGCAACTTCGCCATGTACTACTCGCACACGCAAGCCAGGGCTAAACTGCCAAAGAAGCGGAGACGAGTGCTTCCCGTCGAGCAGCCGCGACAGCCCAGACTGCCAG gtgCCCCTGGCGGTGTCAGTGGCTGCGGCACCCCGGGCTCGGGTCCCCATTCCGGTCCCATGGGATCCGGAGGAACTGGACCACGTCGCATGAACAATAAAACGAAGGACCTGGTCAGCCCCAAGTCAG ttgcTCAACTTTTCGCAGGTCCGCTGGGCGCAAGTATTGTGGCCATGAGTCCCAGGACCATGTTGGATCTGAATCCTGCCCTGGCGATGGGCAAGCCGTCGTTCCAGCCCCGTATACCCACCCCCCtggcggccacgccccctccgccaccgccgcccagTTCCGGTCCTATTTCCGGTTCCGGTGGGGTGACGATTGAAGGAACTGGAACCACCAAGGCACCACTGCAACCAGCACCACCCACCATCGCAGTGTCCACCACGGCGAGTGTGGGCAAGGATTCGGGCATCTCGACCACCACAACTACGGCACAGGAGACCAGCAAGAAGGCCTTCCTCTAA
- the Shaw gene encoding potassium voltage-gated channel protein Shaw isoform X2 produces the protein MTYIPKKMQHYAHAAMNLINMDSENRVVLNVGGIRHETYKATLKKIPATRLSRLTEALANYDPILNEYFFDRHPGVFAQVLNYYRTGKLHYPTDVCGPLFEEELEFWGLDSNQVEPCCWMTYTQHRDTQETLAVLDRLDLDTEKPSEEELARKFGFEEDYYKGTISWWQEMKPRIWSLFDEPYSSNAAKTIGVVSVFFICISILSFCLKTHPDMRVPIVRNITVKTANGSNGWFLDKTQTNAHIAFFYIECVCNAWFTFEILVRFISSPNKCEFIKSSVNIIDYIATLSFYIDLVLQRFASHLENADILEFFSIIRIMRLFKLTRHSSGLKILIQTFRASAKELTLLVFFLVLGIVIFASLVYYAERIQPNPHNDFNSIPLGLWWALVTMTTVGYGDMAPKTYIGMFVGALCALAGVLTIALPVPVIVSNFAMYYSHTQARAKLPKKRRRVLPVEQPRQPRLPGAPGGVSGCGTPGSGPHSGPMGSGGTGPRRMNNKTKDLVSPKSGPLGASIVAMSPRTMLDLNPALAMGKPSFQPRIPTPLAATPPPPPPPSSGPISGSGGVTIEGTGTTKAPLQPAPPTIAVSTTASVGKDSGISTTTTTAQETSKKAFL, from the exons ATGACttatatacctaaaaaaatGCAACACTATGCGCATGCAGCCATGAATCTGATCAATATGGACTCAGAGAACCGGGTGGTGCTCAATGTGGGTGGCATTCGGCACGAAACCTACAAGGCCACGCTGAAAAAGATTCCGGCAACGCGATTATCGCGACTGACAGAGGCCCTGGCCAACTATGATCCGATATTGAATGAGTACTTCTTTGATCGGCATCCGGGAGTCTTCGCACAAGTGCTCAACTATTACAG AACCGGTAAGCTGCATTATCCCACAGATGTGTGTGGACCGCTGTTCGAGGAGGAATTGGAGTTTTGGGGCCTAGACTCGAACCAAGTGGAGCCCTGCTGTTGGATGACCTATACACAG CATCGCGACACCCAGGAAACCCTGGCCGTATTGGATCGTCTCGATCTGGATACGGAAAAACCGTCCGAAGAGGAATTGGCACGCAAATTCGGCTTCGAGGAGGACTACTACAAAGGCACCATATCCTGGTGGCAGGAGATGAAGCCGCGCATTTGGTCCTTGTTCGATGAACCCTACAGTTCCAATGCCGCAAAG ACCATTGGCGTGGTTTCGGTGTTCTTCATCTGCATTTCGATCCTGTCGTTCTGCCTGAAGACCCATCCCGATATGCGGGTGCCCATCGTACGGAATATTACGGTGAAAACTGCGAACGGAAGTAACGGCTGGTTTTTGGACAAGACCCAGACCAATGCGCACATAGCCTTCTTCTATATCGAATGCGTATGCAATGCCTGGTTTACCTTTGAAATATTG GTGCGCTTTATCTCATCGCCCAACAAGTGTGAATTCATCAAGTCATCTGTTAACATCATAGATTACATAGCGACGCTTAGTTTTTATATCGATCTAGTGCTTCAGCGGTTCGCATCGCATTTGGAGAACGCTGACATCCTCGAGTTCTTCTCGATCATCCGCATCATGCGTCTGTTCAAGCTGACGCGCCACTCGTCCGGCCTGAAGATCCTCATCCAGACGTTCCGGGCCTCGGCCAAGGAGCTGACCCTGCTGGTGTTCTTCCTCGTCCTGGGCATCGTGATCTTCGCCAGCCTCGTCTACTACGCGGAGCGCATCCAGCCGAATCCGCACAACGACTTCAACAGCATCCCGCTGGGTCTCTGGTGGGCCCTGGTCACCATGACCACGGTGGGCTACGGCGACATGGCCCCCAAGACCTACATCGGCATGTTCGTGGGCGCCCTGTGCGCCTTGGCCGGCGTACTAACCATCGCACTGCCAGTGCCCGTCATCGTCAGCAACTTCGCCATGTACTACTCGCACACGCAAGCCAGGGCTAAACTGCCAAAGAAGCGGAGACGAGTGCTTCCCGTCGAGCAGCCGCGACAGCCCAGACTGCCAG gtgCCCCTGGCGGTGTCAGTGGCTGCGGCACCCCGGGCTCGGGTCCCCATTCCGGTCCCATGGGATCCGGAGGAACTGGACCACGTCGCATGAACAATAAAACGAAGGACCTGGTCAGCCCCAAGTCAG GTCCGCTGGGCGCAAGTATTGTGGCCATGAGTCCCAGGACCATGTTGGATCTGAATCCTGCCCTGGCGATGGGCAAGCCGTCGTTCCAGCCCCGTATACCCACCCCCCtggcggccacgccccctccgccaccgccgcccagTTCCGGTCCTATTTCCGGTTCCGGTGGGGTGACGATTGAAGGAACTGGAACCACCAAGGCACCACTGCAACCAGCACCACCCACCATCGCAGTGTCCACCACGGCGAGTGTGGGCAAGGATTCGGGCATCTCGACCACCACAACTACGGCACAGGAGACCAGCAAGAAGGCCTTCCTCTAA
- the Shaw gene encoding potassium voltage-gated channel protein Shaw isoform X1: MTYIPKKMQHYAHAAMNLINMDSENRVVLNVGGIRHETYKATLKKIPATRLSRLTEALANYDPILNEYFFDRHPGVFAQVLNYYRTGKLHYPTDVCGPLFEEELEFWGLDSNQVEPCCWMTYTQHRDTQETLAVLDRLDLDTEKPSEEELARKFGFEEDYYKGTISWWQEMKPRIWSLFDEPYSSNAAKTIGVVSVFFICISILSFCLKTHPDMRVPIVRNITVKTANGSNGWFLDKTQTNAHIAFFYIECVCNAWFTFEILVRFISSPNKCEFIKSSVNIIDYIATLSFYIDLVLQRFASHLENADILEFFSIIRIMRLFKLTRHSSGLKILIQTFRASAKELTLLVFFLVLGIVIFASLVYYAERIQPNPHNDFNSIPLGLWWALVTMTTVGYGDMAPKTYIGMFVGALCALAGVLTIALPVPVIVSNFAMYYSHTQARAKLPKKRRRVLPVEQPRQPRLPGAPGGVSGCGTPGSGPHSGPMGSGGTGPRRMNNKTKDLVSPKSVAQLFAGPLGASIVAMSPRTMLDLNPALAMGKPSFQPRIPTPLAATPPPPPPPSSGPISGSGGVTIEGTGTTKAPLQPAPPTIAVSTTASVGKDSGISTTTTTAQETSKKAFL; the protein is encoded by the exons ATGACttatatacctaaaaaaatGCAACACTATGCGCATGCAGCCATGAATCTGATCAATATGGACTCAGAGAACCGGGTGGTGCTCAATGTGGGTGGCATTCGGCACGAAACCTACAAGGCCACGCTGAAAAAGATTCCGGCAACGCGATTATCGCGACTGACAGAGGCCCTGGCCAACTATGATCCGATATTGAATGAGTACTTCTTTGATCGGCATCCGGGAGTCTTCGCACAAGTGCTCAACTATTACAG AACCGGTAAGCTGCATTATCCCACAGATGTGTGTGGACCGCTGTTCGAGGAGGAATTGGAGTTTTGGGGCCTAGACTCGAACCAAGTGGAGCCCTGCTGTTGGATGACCTATACACAG CATCGCGACACCCAGGAAACCCTGGCCGTATTGGATCGTCTCGATCTGGATACGGAAAAACCGTCCGAAGAGGAATTGGCACGCAAATTCGGCTTCGAGGAGGACTACTACAAAGGCACCATATCCTGGTGGCAGGAGATGAAGCCGCGCATTTGGTCCTTGTTCGATGAACCCTACAGTTCCAATGCCGCAAAG ACCATTGGCGTGGTTTCGGTGTTCTTCATCTGCATTTCGATCCTGTCGTTCTGCCTGAAGACCCATCCCGATATGCGGGTGCCCATCGTACGGAATATTACGGTGAAAACTGCGAACGGAAGTAACGGCTGGTTTTTGGACAAGACCCAGACCAATGCGCACATAGCCTTCTTCTATATCGAATGCGTATGCAATGCCTGGTTTACCTTTGAAATATTG GTGCGCTTTATCTCATCGCCCAACAAGTGTGAATTCATCAAGTCATCTGTTAACATCATAGATTACATAGCGACGCTTAGTTTTTATATCGATCTAGTGCTTCAGCGGTTCGCATCGCATTTGGAGAACGCTGACATCCTCGAGTTCTTCTCGATCATCCGCATCATGCGTCTGTTCAAGCTGACGCGCCACTCGTCCGGCCTGAAGATCCTCATCCAGACGTTCCGGGCCTCGGCCAAGGAGCTGACCCTGCTGGTGTTCTTCCTCGTCCTGGGCATCGTGATCTTCGCCAGCCTCGTCTACTACGCGGAGCGCATCCAGCCGAATCCGCACAACGACTTCAACAGCATCCCGCTGGGTCTCTGGTGGGCCCTGGTCACCATGACCACGGTGGGCTACGGCGACATGGCCCCCAAGACCTACATCGGCATGTTCGTGGGCGCCCTGTGCGCCTTGGCCGGCGTACTAACCATCGCACTGCCAGTGCCCGTCATCGTCAGCAACTTCGCCATGTACTACTCGCACACGCAAGCCAGGGCTAAACTGCCAAAGAAGCGGAGACGAGTGCTTCCCGTCGAGCAGCCGCGACAGCCCAGACTGCCAG gtgCCCCTGGCGGTGTCAGTGGCTGCGGCACCCCGGGCTCGGGTCCCCATTCCGGTCCCATGGGATCCGGAGGAACTGGACCACGTCGCATGAACAATAAAACGAAGGACCTGGTCAGCCCCAAGTCAG ttgcTCAACTTTTCGCAGGTCCGCTGGGCGCAAGTATTGTGGCCATGAGTCCCAGGACCATGTTGGATCTGAATCCTGCCCTGGCGATGGGCAAGCCGTCGTTCCAGCCCCGTATACCCACCCCCCtggcggccacgccccctccgccaccgccgcccagTTCCGGTCCTATTTCCGGTTCCGGTGGGGTGACGATTGAAGGAACTGGAACCACCAAGGCACCACTGCAACCAGCACCACCCACCATCGCAGTGTCCACCACGGCGAGTGTGGGCAAGGATTCGGGCATCTCGACCACCACAACTACGGCACAGGAGACCAGCAAGAAGGCCTTCCTCTAA
- the Shaw gene encoding potassium voltage-gated channel protein Shaw isoform X6, whose product MTYIPKKMQHYAHAAMNLINMDSENRVVLNVGGIRHETYKATLKKIPATRLSRLTEALANYDPILNEYFFDRHPGVFAQVLNYYRTGKLHYPTDVCGPLFEEELEFWGLDSNQVEPCCWMTYTQHRDTQETLAVLDRLDLDTEKPSEEELARKFGFEEDYYKGTISWWQEMKPRIWSLFDEPYSSNAAKTIGVVSVFFICISILSFCLKTHPDMRVPIVRNITVKTANGSNGWFLDKTQTNAHIAFFYIECVCNAWFTFEILVRFISSPNKCEFIKSSVNIIDYIATLSFYIDLVLQRFASHLENADILEFFSIIRIMRLFKLTRHSSGLKILIQTFRASAKELTLLVFFLVLGIVIFASLVYYAERIQPNPHNDFNSIPLGLWWALVTMTTVGYGDMAPKTYIGMFVGALCALAGVLTIALPVPVIVSNFAMYYSHTQARAKLPKKRRRVLPVEQPRQPRLPGAPGGVSGCGTPGSGPHSGPMGSGGTGPRRMNNKTKDLVSPKSDMAFSFD is encoded by the exons ATGACttatatacctaaaaaaatGCAACACTATGCGCATGCAGCCATGAATCTGATCAATATGGACTCAGAGAACCGGGTGGTGCTCAATGTGGGTGGCATTCGGCACGAAACCTACAAGGCCACGCTGAAAAAGATTCCGGCAACGCGATTATCGCGACTGACAGAGGCCCTGGCCAACTATGATCCGATATTGAATGAGTACTTCTTTGATCGGCATCCGGGAGTCTTCGCACAAGTGCTCAACTATTACAG AACCGGTAAGCTGCATTATCCCACAGATGTGTGTGGACCGCTGTTCGAGGAGGAATTGGAGTTTTGGGGCCTAGACTCGAACCAAGTGGAGCCCTGCTGTTGGATGACCTATACACAG CATCGCGACACCCAGGAAACCCTGGCCGTATTGGATCGTCTCGATCTGGATACGGAAAAACCGTCCGAAGAGGAATTGGCACGCAAATTCGGCTTCGAGGAGGACTACTACAAAGGCACCATATCCTGGTGGCAGGAGATGAAGCCGCGCATTTGGTCCTTGTTCGATGAACCCTACAGTTCCAATGCCGCAAAG ACCATTGGCGTGGTTTCGGTGTTCTTCATCTGCATTTCGATCCTGTCGTTCTGCCTGAAGACCCATCCCGATATGCGGGTGCCCATCGTACGGAATATTACGGTGAAAACTGCGAACGGAAGTAACGGCTGGTTTTTGGACAAGACCCAGACCAATGCGCACATAGCCTTCTTCTATATCGAATGCGTATGCAATGCCTGGTTTACCTTTGAAATATTG GTGCGCTTTATCTCATCGCCCAACAAGTGTGAATTCATCAAGTCATCTGTTAACATCATAGATTACATAGCGACGCTTAGTTTTTATATCGATCTAGTGCTTCAGCGGTTCGCATCGCATTTGGAGAACGCTGACATCCTCGAGTTCTTCTCGATCATCCGCATCATGCGTCTGTTCAAGCTGACGCGCCACTCGTCCGGCCTGAAGATCCTCATCCAGACGTTCCGGGCCTCGGCCAAGGAGCTGACCCTGCTGGTGTTCTTCCTCGTCCTGGGCATCGTGATCTTCGCCAGCCTCGTCTACTACGCGGAGCGCATCCAGCCGAATCCGCACAACGACTTCAACAGCATCCCGCTGGGTCTCTGGTGGGCCCTGGTCACCATGACCACGGTGGGCTACGGCGACATGGCCCCCAAGACCTACATCGGCATGTTCGTGGGCGCCCTGTGCGCCTTGGCCGGCGTACTAACCATCGCACTGCCAGTGCCCGTCATCGTCAGCAACTTCGCCATGTACTACTCGCACACGCAAGCCAGGGCTAAACTGCCAAAGAAGCGGAGACGAGTGCTTCCCGTCGAGCAGCCGCGACAGCCCAGACTGCCAG gtgCCCCTGGCGGTGTCAGTGGCTGCGGCACCCCGGGCTCGGGTCCCCATTCCGGTCCCATGGGATCCGGAGGAACTGGACCACGTCGCATGAACAATAAAACGAAGGACCTGGTCAGCCCCAAGTCAG ATATGGCCTTCAGTTTCGACTAA
- the Shaw gene encoding potassium voltage-gated channel protein Shaw isoform X5, which produces MTYIPKKMQHYAHAAMNLINMDSENRVVLNVGGIRHETYKATLKKIPATRLSRLTEALANYDPILNEYFFDRHPGVFAQVLNYYRTGKLHYPTDVCGPLFEEELEFWGLDSNQVEPCCWMTYTQHRDTQETLAVLDRLDLDTEKPSEEELARKFGFEEDYYKGTISWWQEMKPRIWSLFDEPYSSNAAKTIGVVSVFFICISILSFCLKTHPDMRVPIVRNITVKTANGSNGWFLDKTQTNAHIAFFYIECVCNAWFTFEILVRFISSPNKCEFIKSSVNIIDYIATLSFYIDLVLQRFASHLENADILEFFSIIRIMRLFKLTRHSSGLKILIQTFRASAKELTLLVFFLVLGIVIFASLVYYAERIQPNPHNDFNSIPLGLWWALVTMTTVGYGDMAPKTYIGMFVGALCALAGVLTIALPVPVIVSNFAMYYSHTQARAKLPKKRRRVLPVEQPRQPRLPGAPGGVSGCGTPGSGPHSGPMGSGGTGPRRMNNKTKDLVSPKSDEYTTMIGKPRDGKKSRLL; this is translated from the exons ATGACttatatacctaaaaaaatGCAACACTATGCGCATGCAGCCATGAATCTGATCAATATGGACTCAGAGAACCGGGTGGTGCTCAATGTGGGTGGCATTCGGCACGAAACCTACAAGGCCACGCTGAAAAAGATTCCGGCAACGCGATTATCGCGACTGACAGAGGCCCTGGCCAACTATGATCCGATATTGAATGAGTACTTCTTTGATCGGCATCCGGGAGTCTTCGCACAAGTGCTCAACTATTACAG AACCGGTAAGCTGCATTATCCCACAGATGTGTGTGGACCGCTGTTCGAGGAGGAATTGGAGTTTTGGGGCCTAGACTCGAACCAAGTGGAGCCCTGCTGTTGGATGACCTATACACAG CATCGCGACACCCAGGAAACCCTGGCCGTATTGGATCGTCTCGATCTGGATACGGAAAAACCGTCCGAAGAGGAATTGGCACGCAAATTCGGCTTCGAGGAGGACTACTACAAAGGCACCATATCCTGGTGGCAGGAGATGAAGCCGCGCATTTGGTCCTTGTTCGATGAACCCTACAGTTCCAATGCCGCAAAG ACCATTGGCGTGGTTTCGGTGTTCTTCATCTGCATTTCGATCCTGTCGTTCTGCCTGAAGACCCATCCCGATATGCGGGTGCCCATCGTACGGAATATTACGGTGAAAACTGCGAACGGAAGTAACGGCTGGTTTTTGGACAAGACCCAGACCAATGCGCACATAGCCTTCTTCTATATCGAATGCGTATGCAATGCCTGGTTTACCTTTGAAATATTG GTGCGCTTTATCTCATCGCCCAACAAGTGTGAATTCATCAAGTCATCTGTTAACATCATAGATTACATAGCGACGCTTAGTTTTTATATCGATCTAGTGCTTCAGCGGTTCGCATCGCATTTGGAGAACGCTGACATCCTCGAGTTCTTCTCGATCATCCGCATCATGCGTCTGTTCAAGCTGACGCGCCACTCGTCCGGCCTGAAGATCCTCATCCAGACGTTCCGGGCCTCGGCCAAGGAGCTGACCCTGCTGGTGTTCTTCCTCGTCCTGGGCATCGTGATCTTCGCCAGCCTCGTCTACTACGCGGAGCGCATCCAGCCGAATCCGCACAACGACTTCAACAGCATCCCGCTGGGTCTCTGGTGGGCCCTGGTCACCATGACCACGGTGGGCTACGGCGACATGGCCCCCAAGACCTACATCGGCATGTTCGTGGGCGCCCTGTGCGCCTTGGCCGGCGTACTAACCATCGCACTGCCAGTGCCCGTCATCGTCAGCAACTTCGCCATGTACTACTCGCACACGCAAGCCAGGGCTAAACTGCCAAAGAAGCGGAGACGAGTGCTTCCCGTCGAGCAGCCGCGACAGCCCAGACTGCCAG gtgCCCCTGGCGGTGTCAGTGGCTGCGGCACCCCGGGCTCGGGTCCCCATTCCGGTCCCATGGGATCCGGAGGAACTGGACCACGTCGCATGAACAATAAAACGAAGGACCTGGTCAGCCCCAAGTCAG ATGAATATACAACAATGATTGGCAAACCGCGCGATGGCAAAAAGAGCAGGCTGCTCTAA
- the Shaw gene encoding potassium voltage-gated channel protein Shaw isoform X4, whose protein sequence is MTYIPKKMQHYAHAAMNLINMDSENRVVLNVGGIRHETYKATLKKIPATRLSRLTEALANYDPILNEYFFDRHPGVFAQVLNYYRTGKLHYPTDVCGPLFEEELEFWGLDSNQVEPCCWMTYTQHRDTQETLAVLDRLDLDTEKPSEEELARKFGFEEDYYKGTISWWQEMKPRIWSLFDEPYSSNAAKTIGVVSVFFICISILSFCLKTHPDMRVPIVRNITVKTANGSNGWFLDKTQTNAHIAFFYIECVCNAWFTFEILVRFISSPNKCEFIKSSVNIIDYIATLSFYIDLVLQRFASHLENADILEFFSIIRIMRLFKLTRHSSGLKILIQTFRASAKELTLLVFFLVLGIVIFASLVYYAERIQPNPHNDFNSIPLGLWWALVTMTTVGYGDMAPKTYIGMFVGALCALAGVLTIALPVPVIVSNFAMYYSHTQARAKLPKKRRRVLPVEQPRQPRLPGAPGGVSGCGTPGSGPHSGPMGSGGTGPRRMNNKTKDLVSPKSALYFFSTYRRHTCIFKVIALQSV, encoded by the exons ATGACttatatacctaaaaaaatGCAACACTATGCGCATGCAGCCATGAATCTGATCAATATGGACTCAGAGAACCGGGTGGTGCTCAATGTGGGTGGCATTCGGCACGAAACCTACAAGGCCACGCTGAAAAAGATTCCGGCAACGCGATTATCGCGACTGACAGAGGCCCTGGCCAACTATGATCCGATATTGAATGAGTACTTCTTTGATCGGCATCCGGGAGTCTTCGCACAAGTGCTCAACTATTACAG AACCGGTAAGCTGCATTATCCCACAGATGTGTGTGGACCGCTGTTCGAGGAGGAATTGGAGTTTTGGGGCCTAGACTCGAACCAAGTGGAGCCCTGCTGTTGGATGACCTATACACAG CATCGCGACACCCAGGAAACCCTGGCCGTATTGGATCGTCTCGATCTGGATACGGAAAAACCGTCCGAAGAGGAATTGGCACGCAAATTCGGCTTCGAGGAGGACTACTACAAAGGCACCATATCCTGGTGGCAGGAGATGAAGCCGCGCATTTGGTCCTTGTTCGATGAACCCTACAGTTCCAATGCCGCAAAG ACCATTGGCGTGGTTTCGGTGTTCTTCATCTGCATTTCGATCCTGTCGTTCTGCCTGAAGACCCATCCCGATATGCGGGTGCCCATCGTACGGAATATTACGGTGAAAACTGCGAACGGAAGTAACGGCTGGTTTTTGGACAAGACCCAGACCAATGCGCACATAGCCTTCTTCTATATCGAATGCGTATGCAATGCCTGGTTTACCTTTGAAATATTG GTGCGCTTTATCTCATCGCCCAACAAGTGTGAATTCATCAAGTCATCTGTTAACATCATAGATTACATAGCGACGCTTAGTTTTTATATCGATCTAGTGCTTCAGCGGTTCGCATCGCATTTGGAGAACGCTGACATCCTCGAGTTCTTCTCGATCATCCGCATCATGCGTCTGTTCAAGCTGACGCGCCACTCGTCCGGCCTGAAGATCCTCATCCAGACGTTCCGGGCCTCGGCCAAGGAGCTGACCCTGCTGGTGTTCTTCCTCGTCCTGGGCATCGTGATCTTCGCCAGCCTCGTCTACTACGCGGAGCGCATCCAGCCGAATCCGCACAACGACTTCAACAGCATCCCGCTGGGTCTCTGGTGGGCCCTGGTCACCATGACCACGGTGGGCTACGGCGACATGGCCCCCAAGACCTACATCGGCATGTTCGTGGGCGCCCTGTGCGCCTTGGCCGGCGTACTAACCATCGCACTGCCAGTGCCCGTCATCGTCAGCAACTTCGCCATGTACTACTCGCACACGCAAGCCAGGGCTAAACTGCCAAAGAAGCGGAGACGAGTGCTTCCCGTCGAGCAGCCGCGACAGCCCAGACTGCCAG gtgCCCCTGGCGGTGTCAGTGGCTGCGGCACCCCGGGCTCGGGTCCCCATTCCGGTCCCATGGGATCCGGAGGAACTGGACCACGTCGCATGAACAATAAAACGAAGGACCTGGTCAGCCCCAAGTCAG CCCTTTACTTTTTCTCCACCTATCGAAGGCATACTTGTATATTCAAAGTCATCGCCCTCCAATCAGTTTAG
- the LOC108064187 gene encoding accessory gland protein Acp29AB — protein MQSKLDTQLTEIKKTLSTLDRNCIPPVFERIGERYFYIQEDVKLNWTDAADACRRIGGHLASVQSREEFDAIAAKLEDSEKYFLGINDREVMGKFVSEASGRRAAFFKWYPSEPRSTNDREHCLAIKERFMFLNNCTYKKKFICQADDKI, from the coding sequence ATGCAGTCCAAGTTGGACACCCAACTTACAGAAATTAAGAAAACCCTATCTACACTCGATAGAAATTGCATACCTCCTGTTTTCGAGCGAATCGGCGAAAGATACTTTTACATCCAAGAAGATGTCAAGCTAAACTGGACTGATGCTGCGGACGCCTGTCGTCGAATTGGTGGACATTTGGCATCTGTTCAAAGTAGAGAGGAGTTCGACGCCATCGCTGCGAAGCTTGAGGATTCGGAGAAATACTTTCTGGGCATCAACGATCGGGAGGTAATGGGTAAATTTGTGTCCGAAGCCTCCGGAAGGCGAGCTGCCTTTTTCAAGTGGTATCCTAGTGAACCTAGGTCTACAAATGATCGAGAGCACTGCCTTGCTATTAAAGAGCGCTTTATGTTTCTTAACAATTGTActtataagaagaaattcatATGTCAAGCAGATgacaaaatataa